The window TGATGGAGTTCTCACAGAATCTTTGTCTAAGAAATCTGTACGGAAATATCCTGGATAAACAACGGTAGCATGAATACCAAAATCTTTTACTTCTTCAGCCAGTGCTTCTGTAAATCCGGCAACAGCAAATTTTGTGGAACAGTAAATACCCCAACCCGGAAAATTGGCAGAATATCCACCTACAGAAGAAATATTGAAGATGTTTCCTGACCTTTGCTCACGAAGATAGGGCATGGCATTTCTGATCACATTTAAGGTGCCAAAAACATTCACAGCATAATTTTTTCTTGCTTCTTCATCAGTAAGTTCCTCCAGCGTTCCAATTTGTCCGTAGCCGGCATTGTTAACAACCACATCAATTCGGCCGAAATGTTCCACAGTTTTAGAAATTGCGGATTTTATATCCTCATTATCTGTGATGTTGACGCTGAGCGGAAGGAAATTTTCTGAAGTTTCTCCAATGGTAGAAATGAGAGATTCAACGGTACGGCTGGTGGCAGCAACCTGAAATCCTTCGGATAATAATTTTTTATCAACTCGAATCCTAAGCCTTTTGAAGCTCCTGTCACGAACCATACTTTTTTTGTTTCCATTTTTAAATATTTTTTTGTTTAAATGATGGTACAAAGATGAAAACTTATAGGAGGTAAAATGTATCCAAATCGGGGGATGATGTATCCAAACCGTGAATGGTGATTTTATTCGTGAAAATTTCAATGAATTTTCAGAATATTTCTGTATTTCAAAGGAGTGGTTCCTATATTTTTTTGAAACAACGGATGAAATGACTTTGATCTGCAAAACCACATTCCAGAGCAATATCCGTTAATGAAGATGGCGAATGGAGGAGTTCCATTGCTTTATTAATCTTTAATTTCCGGAGATATTCTCCCAGATTGCAATGGAAATATTTATGAAAATCTCTGCTTAAATGAATAGGATGGATATTCAACGTTTTAGAAAGTTCAGTCAGATTTAGAGTTTCAGTAACGTTTTCATGTAATAGTTCATTAATCTGGCCTACCCACAAAGGTTTTGTTTCTTTGATTTCCTTCTCATAAGTTAATTGACTAAAAAGATGTACTAATAATTGATCGATAGCCATTTCAAGAGATGAATCATTGATTTTTGTTTCTTTAAAAATCAGATGTACCAATAATTTGAAGGCTGGATTTCTTATATTGAAACTGCCTTCAACTTTGTTTTTCTGAATATCAAAACGGTCAAACCAATTTTGACTGATTTCTATATGGAAGCCTCTGGTAAAAACATCCGGTTTAATATTATAGTGCGGATCTTCCCAATGATGATACAACAATGTTCCTGATGAGCATCCGTATGTTTCTTTTTTGTTTCCTTCCGTCATATTGCCCTGAAGGAGAAAGGTAAAATAAGCATTTTCGTGATAATGCCAGTCCACATAAGGATGAGTATATTCCGTATCAGTGATCGTCAATCCTTCTAAATTGATCCTCTGATTAGTTTCCCCAAAGTATTCGCCGTTACAAAGACTCTTCATGATAGATTTTGTTTTAATCGGTCAATCTGTTCATACATTTTATTAAAGAACTTTTTTCTGTCGCGATTTCCTGAAGTGTTCAGTGATTTTGAATTTTTAATCTGATGTTCAAAATAATTCAAGGTTTCCTGGCAGGTCTTAGCATCATTTATTAAAATATATCCAAACATATTCGTAGGTAAAGCAAAAAGCGACTGCTGTGGATGATGGAAAAAAATGTCATTGGAAAGATGCATCAATTCATTTTCGTATAAGTGGAACTTTGGATTGTTTTCTGTCTTTTGCTCGATGTATTCTATCAACTCTCTTAATTCCTGTAAAATAATTTGTGCTTCGTTTATTTTCAGCAGATCGGTTTCGTAATAAAATAAAACTTGTTGTAAAATACTGGAAACAGTCATGTCATTCCATAATTCAGCAACATTCTGTTCTTCATATATTCTTCTTAATTTTTGAGTGTCAGCTTCAAATAGTGGTGGAGAAAACTGTAGAAAAGGGATGAAGACCTGTTTGGCATTTAGTAAATTCATCCAGACATAAATCTTAAAACGAGAAAGTAAAGTATCCGAAAGGGTATAGAAAAACGGAATATCCTTTGCCGAATAATAAATGGTCATTTTATCCGAAATGGGTAAGTTTTCAAAAACACTCAGGTTATTCTGGAAGAAAGATTGGAGATCCTCTGTTGTAGTAACAGCAGAAGTTTTTTTAACCAAAATCTGATGATCTGAAGAGAGAAATTGA of the Chryseobacterium capnotolerans genome contains:
- a CDS encoding helix-turn-helix domain-containing protein produces the protein MKSLCNGEYFGETNQRINLEGLTITDTEYTHPYVDWHYHENAYFTFLLQGNMTEGNKKETYGCSSGTLLYHHWEDPHYNIKPDVFTRGFHIEISQNWFDRFDIQKNKVEGSFNIRNPAFKLLVHLIFKETKINDSSLEMAIDQLLVHLFSQLTYEKEIKETKPLWVGQINELLHENVTETLNLTELSKTLNIHPIHLSRDFHKYFHCNLGEYLRKLKINKAMELLHSPSSLTDIALECGFADQSHFIRCFKKI
- a CDS encoding SDR family NAD(P)-dependent oxidoreductase encodes the protein MVRDRSFKRLRIRVDKKLLSEGFQVAATSRTVESLISTIGETSENFLPLSVNITDNEDIKSAISKTVEHFGRIDVVVNNAGYGQIGTLEELTDEEARKNYAVNVFGTLNVIRNAMPYLREQRSGNIFNISSVGGYSANFPGWGIYCSTKFAVAGFTEALAEEVKDFGIHATVVYPGYFRTDFLDKDSVRTPSNPIQAYEAARNSEQAHLNEINGNQPNDPVKAADVLIQISKEKNPPVHLLLGIGTIEFLNNKIDILKKDAEKWENLTVSTAF